A single Candidatus Buchananbacteria bacterium CG10_big_fil_rev_8_21_14_0_10_42_9 DNA region contains:
- a CDS encoding MBL fold metallo-hydrolase, translating into MKNILITLILIAIASGLFFYYTKTQEEKPVVTHQQPDTAMPETQTQSDVKITPISHATMVLEWGGHVIYTDPVGGAEAFSGQPAPDFILITDIHGDHLDIDTLEDVVGDETTLVVPQAVADMLPATPGKRPEPLASRAVVMDNGDAFPQLDFTVTAIPMYNLPESDDAFHVKGRGNGYVVERNGTRVYIAGDTAGIPEMRNLKDIDIAFVPMNLPYTMDVEEAANAVLAFKPKQVYPYHYRTPDGFSDVDKFKELVNAGDPNIEVLLLNWYSES; encoded by the coding sequence TAAAACACAAGAAGAAAAACCAGTAGTAACGCATCAACAACCAGATACCGCTATGCCAGAAACACAAACGCAATCAGACGTAAAAATTACTCCAATTTCGCACGCCACCATGGTTTTAGAGTGGGGCGGGCATGTGATTTATACCGACCCAGTCGGCGGAGCTGAAGCTTTTAGCGGCCAGCCGGCGCCAGATTTTATTTTAATTACTGATATTCATGGCGACCATTTAGATATTGATACCTTGGAAGATGTGGTTGGCGATGAAACTACTTTAGTTGTACCGCAAGCAGTGGCTGATATGCTGCCAGCGACACCCGGCAAACGCCCTGAACCTTTAGCCAGCCGCGCAGTAGTGATGGATAACGGCGATGCATTCCCGCAGCTTGATTTCACGGTGACTGCAATTCCAATGTACAACTTGCCAGAATCTGACGATGCGTTTCATGTCAAAGGCAGGGGCAACGGTTATGTCGTGGAGCGAAACGGCACGCGCGTGTATATCGCGGGTGACACCGCTGGAATCCCAGAGATGCGAAACTTAAAAGATATTGACATTGCTTTTGTGCCGATGAATTTGCCCTATACCATGGACGTGGAAGAAGCGGCCAATGCGGTTTTAGCATTCAAACCAAAGCAGGTTTATCCGTATCATTATCGTACCCCGGACGGCTTTAGCGATGTAGACAAGTTTAAAGAACTCGTTAATGCCGGTGATCCAAATATTGAAGTACTATTGCTTAACTGGTACTCGGAATCTTAA